CTATGCGCCCCAGGCCCAGGAATTGCGGCAGGTGCGGTTTAAGAATTTCCGACGGGAGTTGCATTATCTGTGTTTGGGGCAGGATTTGGGCCGAGATGCTTCGGTGGTGGTGTTTCATACGGCGGATCTGAAGTCGGCGATCGCGCAGTATGGCGATCGGGCTTACCGTTATTTGCATTTGGATGCGGGGCATTTGGGGGAGCGGTTGAATATTGCGGCGACGCGGTTGGAGTTGGGGGTGAGTGGGATTGCGGGGTTCTTTGATGATCAGGTGAATCAGGTGTTGAGTATTCCGGATGATGAGGCGGTGTTGTACATTACGACGTTGGGTAAACCGCGTCGGCGGTGATGTTGTGGGCTGTTGAGTATTGGGGAAATCTGTTGTTTTTTGGCGGGTTTCTGCCGGGGTTGGG
This window of the Romeriopsis navalis LEGE 11480 genome carries:
- a CDS encoding SagB/ThcOx family dehydrogenase gives rise to the protein YAPQAQELRQVRFKNFRRELHYLCLGQDLGRDASVVVFHTADLKSAIAQYGDRAYRYLHLDAGHLGERLNIAATRLELGVSGIAGFFDDQVNQVLSIPDDEAVLYITTLGKPRRR